A region of Ignatzschineria larvae DSM 13226 DNA encodes the following proteins:
- a CDS encoding oligosaccharide flippase family protein, which yields MLNIIKKKILQFLPKNHITRGISILVGGTFSAQLLMIIAMPILTRLYTPEDFGLLAIYASLLGILVVIAGLSYDSAIPIPESDKEAAHLTILSLFSVAAWTAITFLLVILFRKNIAIYFGNLNLEIYLWLLPFGVFLGASYYVYHFWAIRSRNFTNIATTQVQQKLVTLIIQLIGFKFGTFSLIFGQTLGQGSGIIKLAKPTFTDPNFKDWKFTDLKKIAIKYKKYPIFVTTEGLANTASGQLPPLLLAIFFSPVIAGFYALSHRVLVLPITLISNAVKNVFLSNAATSYREGTLDQSFSKVIDILSAIMIPMMGIIFIGGPQLFSFVFGDQWIIAGEYSRWMTFWLGMVFIASPLNNLFLVLNKQQEGLYFQLIMLALRTLSLLIGYFFESNLLAIILFSFSSGLCWVFVILRLSFLININFAVLQLNLLKRFLHSILLLLPFTIGSLVNNNIFFWVSLIISLVIIFIYYFYNFRREFYAC from the coding sequence ATGCTCAACATAATTAAAAAGAAAATATTACAATTTTTGCCAAAAAATCATATTACTAGAGGAATTAGTATATTAGTTGGCGGCACTTTTAGCGCACAGTTATTAATGATAATAGCTATGCCGATTTTAACCAGATTATACACTCCTGAAGATTTTGGGTTACTAGCTATTTATGCAAGCCTCTTGGGTATCTTAGTAGTAATTGCTGGATTAAGTTATGATTCAGCCATTCCGATTCCAGAAAGTGATAAAGAAGCCGCACATCTAACCATACTTAGTTTGTTTTCAGTCGCAGCTTGGACAGCTATTACATTTTTATTAGTAATTCTTTTTCGTAAAAATATTGCAATATATTTTGGAAATTTAAATTTAGAAATTTATTTATGGCTACTTCCTTTCGGGGTATTTTTAGGAGCAAGTTACTATGTATATCATTTTTGGGCAATTAGATCTCGCAATTTTACAAATATAGCAACAACTCAAGTACAACAAAAACTAGTTACCCTTATTATTCAGTTGATTGGTTTTAAATTTGGGACTTTTAGCCTAATATTCGGACAAACTCTAGGGCAAGGTTCTGGGATTATCAAATTAGCTAAACCAACATTTACTGATCCAAATTTCAAAGATTGGAAGTTCACAGACCTTAAAAAGATTGCAATTAAATATAAAAAATACCCTATTTTTGTCACAACTGAAGGTTTAGCTAATACCGCTAGTGGTCAGTTGCCACCGCTTTTATTGGCAATCTTTTTTTCACCAGTAATTGCAGGATTTTATGCTTTATCTCATAGAGTTTTAGTTTTACCCATTACTTTAATTAGCAATGCAGTAAAAAATGTTTTTCTATCTAATGCGGCAACCTCTTATAGAGAAGGAACGCTAGACCAATCATTCAGTAAAGTAATAGATATTCTGTCAGCAATTATGATACCTATGATGGGCATCATATTTATAGGAGGGCCGCAACTATTTAGTTTTGTTTTTGGAGATCAGTGGATAATTGCCGGGGAGTATTCTAGATGGATGACTTTTTGGTTAGGAATGGTATTTATAGCATCTCCCTTGAATAATCTTTTTCTAGTTTTAAACAAACAACAAGAGGGATTATATTTTCAGTTAATCATGCTCGCGTTGAGAACACTATCATTATTAATAGGTTACTTTTTTGAAAGTAATTTATTAGCGATTATATTATTTTCTTTCTCAAGTGGGCTTTGTTGGGTATTTGTTATTTTAAGGCTGAGTTTTTTAATTAATATAAACTTTGCAGTTTTACAATTAAATTTATTGAAAAGATTTTTACATTCAATACTGTTACTGCTACCTTTCACAATAGGTAGCCTTGTTAATAACAATATTTTCTTTTGGGTGTCTCTCATTATTAGCCTTGTTATTATTTTTATTTATTATTTTTACAATTTTAGAAGAGAGTTTTATGCCTGTTAA
- a CDS encoding asparagine synthetase B family protein, which yields MPVNIHLTKNYTDQYNCKISGSIVHQEAFIEELTKDSTDAYIDLISKLNGFYYIIYQADNLLYASVDHIRSNPLFYALIDDTLYLSDSAEWIRKELKIEEMDSLFKQEFLHTGFVTGSDTLYAEIKQLRAGESLKFENGKLELIRHYEYVHHEPQVYSEELLSKELYNALKKSFNNLVNYANGRQIVIPLSGGYDSRLVAIMLKEIGYENIVTFTYGIKDNKEAQYSKIVADALGLDWFFVEYTPELWQKAWASSVRYEYQVMASNGVSLPHVQDWLAVKLIREQKLVDDAIFVPGHGGDFLAGCDIPTFVVEKEITYTKNELLNEILAYYYTLSPIENNTDRNHFTQRIANMGPINLERLSAIDYADQYEKWVWQEQESKFICNSVRVYEFFNYDWWMPLCDKELFNYFSTLPLNLRNHRWYQDYVSNLFSKYYKNSLTNASDMGSILNKLRAFALKDTWCANQLKKIYRTLFKKGNLATSSRYPQVEYQQLINKGYSRNGIAAYFFIQDMERKSSCEK from the coding sequence ATGCCTGTTAATATTCACTTAACCAAAAATTATACGGATCAATATAACTGTAAAATTTCCGGCTCCATAGTCCATCAAGAAGCTTTTATAGAAGAATTAACAAAAGACTCTACTGATGCATATATTGATTTAATTTCCAAATTAAATGGTTTTTACTACATTATTTATCAAGCGGATAACTTATTATATGCTTCCGTTGATCATATTCGTTCAAATCCTCTCTTTTATGCATTAATAGATGATACTTTATATTTAAGTGATTCGGCTGAATGGATCAGAAAAGAGCTGAAAATTGAAGAGATGGATTCATTATTTAAGCAAGAGTTTTTACATACAGGATTCGTAACTGGTAGCGATACACTTTATGCTGAAATTAAGCAATTACGGGCTGGAGAATCCTTAAAGTTTGAGAATGGAAAATTAGAATTAATTCGACATTACGAATATGTGCACCATGAACCACAAGTTTACAGTGAAGAGCTATTATCAAAAGAACTATACAATGCGCTTAAGAAAAGCTTCAATAATCTGGTCAATTATGCAAATGGCAGACAAATTGTAATTCCACTAAGTGGCGGATATGATTCACGTCTAGTGGCAATAATGCTTAAAGAGATTGGTTATGAGAATATAGTCACTTTTACGTATGGCATTAAAGATAATAAAGAAGCGCAATATAGCAAAATTGTTGCCGATGCTTTGGGACTTGATTGGTTCTTTGTTGAATATACACCAGAGCTTTGGCAGAAAGCTTGGGCATCTTCAGTGCGATATGAATATCAAGTAATGGCCTCTAATGGTGTCAGTCTACCTCATGTTCAAGATTGGTTAGCAGTTAAGCTCATTAGAGAACAAAAATTAGTTGATGATGCGATCTTTGTTCCTGGCCATGGGGGAGATTTTTTAGCGGGATGTGATATTCCTACGTTTGTTGTTGAAAAAGAAATCACTTATACCAAGAACGAATTACTCAATGAAATATTGGCTTACTATTATACTCTTTCCCCAATAGAAAATAATACTGATCGCAATCATTTTACCCAAAGAATAGCGAATATGGGCCCTATTAATCTGGAAAGGCTATCAGCGATAGATTATGCTGATCAGTATGAAAAATGGGTATGGCAAGAACAAGAATCAAAATTTATCTGTAATTCTGTCAGAGTTTATGAGTTTTTTAATTATGATTGGTGGATGCCTTTATGTGATAAAGAACTATTTAATTATTTTTCTACGTTACCATTGAATCTTAGAAATCATAGGTGGTACCAAGATTATGTCTCAAATTTATTTTCTAAATATTATAAAAATTCGCTTACAAATGCTTCAGATATGGGCAGTATCTTAAATAAATTAAGAGCTTTTGCTTTGAAAGATACTTGGTGTGCTAATCAATTAAAAAAAATATACAGAACATTATTCAAAAAGGGAAATCTTGCCACATCATCTCGCTATCCACAAGTAGAGTATCAACAGCTAATCAATAAAGGCTATAGTCGCAACGGCATCGCGGCTTACTTTTTTATCCAAGATATGGAGCGTAAATCTTCATGCGAAAAATAA
- the wbpD gene encoding UDP-2-acetamido-3-amino-2,3-dideoxy-D-glucuronate N-acetyltransferase, with product MSFYQHETAVIDEGAQIGEGSRVWHFAHVCGGAKIGKGVSLGQNVFVGNKVTIGDRCKIQNNVSVYDNVHLEEGVFCGPSMVFTNVYNPRSLIERKDQYRDTIVKKGATLGANCTIVCGVTIGEFAFVGAGAVINKDVPAYALMVGVPAKQIGWMSEFGEQLDLPFEGEGRTVCTHTGAVYILDGQTVTKVEQ from the coding sequence ATGAGTTTTTATCAACATGAAACTGCGGTCATTGATGAAGGCGCACAAATCGGTGAAGGTTCACGAGTTTGGCACTTTGCTCATGTTTGTGGTGGAGCGAAGATCGGTAAAGGGGTTTCTCTTGGCCAGAATGTTTTTGTAGGCAATAAGGTGACCATTGGTGACCGCTGCAAGATTCAAAATAATGTCTCTGTCTACGATAATGTCCATCTTGAAGAGGGCGTATTTTGTGGCCCGAGCATGGTGTTTACTAATGTCTATAATCCTCGCTCCCTCATTGAACGTAAAGATCAATATCGCGATACTATTGTCAAGAAAGGCGCAACATTAGGCGCAAACTGCACTATCGTCTGTGGCGTTACCATTGGGGAATTTGCCTTTGTCGGTGCCGGCGCTGTTATTAATAAAGATGTCCCCGCTTATGCCTTGATGGTGGGAGTACCGGCAAAGCAGATCGGTTGGATGAGCGAGTTTGGTGAACAGTTAGATCTTCCGTTTGAGGGCGAAGGTAGAACTGTTTGCACGCATACCGGTGCGGTCTATATTTTAGATGGGCAAACGGTTACCAAAGTCGAACAATAG
- a CDS encoding DegT/DnrJ/EryC1/StrS family aminotransferase produces the protein MQFIDLGAQQQRIKSLIDAKIAAVLAHGHYILGPEVTELEELLAEYTGAKYCITCANGTDALQIAQMALGIGPGDEVITPGFTYIATAETVALLGAKPVYVDIDPITYNLDSAKLEAAITDKTKAIIPVSLYGQCADFDAINAIADKYGIPVIEDAAQSFGATYKGKKSCNLSTIACTSFFPSKPLGCYGDGGAIFTNDDDLAVLIRQIARHGQDRRYHHIRVGVNSRLDTIQAAILLAKMSIFEEEMLLRQEVAGRYNSLLSNAGITPPPILSHNRSAFAQYTIQVENRTKLQEALKVQGIPTAVHYPIPLNKQPAVADSNIDLPIGDRVAEKVMSLPMHPYLEEADQVKIVNILQKSL, from the coding sequence ATGCAATTTATTGACCTCGGCGCACAGCAACAACGTATCAAGTCACTTATTGACGCAAAGATTGCGGCAGTGTTAGCACATGGGCACTATATCCTCGGGCCAGAAGTCACTGAGCTTGAGGAATTATTGGCGGAATATACCGGCGCTAAATATTGCATTACCTGCGCTAATGGTACAGATGCTCTACAGATTGCCCAAATGGCATTAGGTATCGGTCCTGGTGATGAAGTGATTACCCCCGGCTTTACCTACATTGCCACTGCGGAGACAGTAGCACTTTTAGGGGCAAAACCTGTTTATGTAGATATTGATCCCATAACCTATAACCTCGATTCGGCAAAGCTTGAAGCAGCGATTACCGATAAAACTAAAGCGATTATCCCCGTCTCTCTCTATGGCCAATGTGCTGACTTTGACGCGATTAACGCGATCGCTGACAAATATGGCATTCCCGTTATTGAAGATGCAGCCCAAAGCTTTGGGGCAACGTATAAAGGGAAAAAATCTTGTAATCTTTCTACAATTGCGTGCACCAGCTTCTTCCCCAGTAAACCGCTTGGTTGCTATGGTGATGGGGGGGCGATCTTCACGAATGATGATGATCTAGCCGTTCTTATCCGCCAAATCGCTCGGCATGGGCAAGATCGCCGGTATCATCATATCCGAGTGGGAGTGAATAGCCGTTTAGATACGATTCAAGCAGCGATTTTATTAGCGAAAATGTCGATCTTTGAAGAGGAGATGCTACTTCGCCAAGAAGTTGCGGGGCGCTATAACTCTCTTTTAAGCAATGCCGGGATTACACCGCCACCGATTTTATCGCATAATCGTTCTGCCTTTGCGCAATATACCATTCAAGTAGAAAACCGTACCAAGCTACAAGAAGCGTTGAAAGTGCAAGGTATTCCAACAGCAGTGCATTACCCGATCCCTCTTAATAAACAGCCGGCAGTTGCGGATAGCAATATCGATCTTCCAATCGGCGATAGAGTGGCAGAAAAAGTGATGAGCTTGCCGATGCATCCTTATTTAGAGGAAGCGGATCAGGTGAAGATTGTGAATATTTTGCAAAAGAGCCTTTAA